From Gottschalkiaceae bacterium SANA:
CCAAGGCTTCTTCCTGCTCCATATCCAAAACATAATATGCCAATCGCTGCGCTGTTTTCTTTCCAATCCCAGGCAAGCGTGAAAATTCCTGAATCAATTCACCGATCGCTTGCGGAATCCCACTCATCAATCGGTCCTAAAACATGCCCGGCATTCCGCCGGTCACTTTACCCATCTCAGCTGCGACTGCTTCTTCCGCCTTTGTTAAGGCATCGTTCACTGCAACCAAAATTAAATCCTGAATCATTTCAACTTCTTCCGGATCTAAAAGATCAGGATCAATTTTCACATCCAGCAATTGTCTTTTCCCATTTACGCGAATCGTAATCGCGCCGCCACCTGCAGTCGCCTCAAATTCTTTCGTTTCCGCTTCCTGTTGCGCCACTTCCATTTTCTTTTGCATCTGTTGTGCCTGCTTCATTAAAGCATTCATATTCATGCCGCCACCGGGCATTTGTCTACGTCCCTTTGCCATTATAAGCCTCCGCTATTTTATTTTTATTAGATCTTCTCCAAAAAACTCTTTTGCTTTTTCAATCCCCTCGTCCACTCCCTTTGAAGCGGCATGGGGACGAATTTCAGATAATCGCTTGACATCGACATGAATCGGCATCCCCAAGGACTCCTCAATTGCTTGTCGAATAATTGCCAAGTTGGTTGGTTTTGCAACTTCCTTGCGGAAAAATTCATTCTTGTCGTCATAGGCAATGGTCAATCTACCCTTGGTAAAAGCTACCGGCTCCCCCCGATCCATCATCGCATACAAAGACCCACTTCGGAATTTGACGCCCAAAAGGATGTCTTCCCATTGCTGATGCACATCCGTAAAGGAAACCGCTCGCGCTTCCGGCTTTGCCTCTAGCTGATCATAGGTCTGCCCTTCTTCCTGCACACCGCTGCTTTTACTTGCTGGTCTAGCAGGTGATGCTGAGGAAGTGGCTCTTGCAACTGCACCAACAGGTGCAGAAGACGCGGGTTTTGAAAGGGAAAGACCCTCTTCTTCCAAACGACGAACCCGCTCCAACAAGCCTTCCCAGGTTTTCTCATCTGGCTGATTCATCAGTCGAATCAGTCCCGCTTCCAATAAAACACGCGGAGAGGTCGCATAGGCCAATTGACTTTCCAGCCCACTCAATCCAGATAAGTAGCGAAGAATTTCCTCTTGGGGAAAACGCTCCGCTTGAAGACGATATCCCTCAATTTGTTCATCGGTACATTGTAAAAGGTCTTCCAGATCCGTAGACACCTTCACAATCATCAGATTTCGAAAAACATGAACCAATTCCCGCGTAAACTGTCGAAGATCCTTGCCCTTCATAATCATGGTGTCAATCACAGACAAAACCCGTCTGGCATCTCTTTCCCAAAGGGCTTGAATCAGTTCAAACAAGACCTCTTCCTGTACCGATCCCAAAACCGATACAACGTCTTCCACCTCAATTATGCCTTCATTGGCCGCCGTACACTGATCCAAAATACTCAAGGCATCACGCATGGCCCCTTCGGAATTTCGACCGATTAATCGCAGGGCAGCCGGACTCGCTTGGCGATTCATCTTGCTTAAAATCTCGCCCATATTGGCTGCCATATCTTCCACGGACAGGCGATGAAATTCATATCGCTGACACCTGGAAATAATGGTCGCAGGCAATTTCTGCGGTTCTGTTGTTGCCAAAATAAAGACAAGATGGGACGGC
This genomic window contains:
- a CDS encoding YbaB/EbfC family nucleoid-associated protein, with translation MAKGRRQMPGGGMNMNALMKQAQQMQKKMEVAQQEAETKEFEATAGGGAITIRVNGKRQLLDVKIDPDLLDPEEVEMIQDLILVAVNDALTKAEEAVAAEMGKVTGGMPGMF
- the dnaX gene encoding DNA polymerase III subunit gamma/tau translates to MSYQAIYRKYRPTTFEDVYGQSHITRVLKNQVKAGNAAHAYLFSGTRGTGKTSTAKILSRAVNCLHPVDGNPCNECEICKGLLEESIYDVVEMDAASNNSVEDIRELKEKVKYLPTKAAKKVYIIDEVHMLSKGAFNALLKTLEEPPSHLVFILATTEPQKLPATIISRCQRYEFHRLSVEDMAANMGEILSKMNRQASPAALRLIGRNSEGAMRDALSILDQCTAANEGIIEVEDVVSVLGSVQEEVLFELIQALWERDARRVLSVIDTMIMKGKDLRQFTRELVHVFRNLMIVKVSTDLEDLLQCTDEQIEGYRLQAERFPQEEILRYLSGLSGLESQLAYATSPRVLLEAGLIRLMNQPDEKTWEGLLERVRRLEEEGLSLSKPASSAPVGAVARATSSASPARPASKSSGVQEEGQTYDQLEAKPEARAVSFTDVHQQWEDILLGVKFRSGSLYAMMDRGEPVAFTKGRLTIAYDDKNEFFRKEVAKPTNLAIIRQAIEESLGMPIHVDVKRLSEIRPHAASKGVDEGIEKAKEFFGEDLIKIK